A region from the Linepithema humile isolate Giens D197 chromosome 1, Lhum_UNIL_v1.0, whole genome shotgun sequence genome encodes:
- the LOC136997345 gene encoding uncharacterized protein isoform X3 → MVYESNNSFAKDSSVAELCKVIDMEKRKVINPLKRKQAFAATSVNYKYGRKQFCSSQNPRRPARIVRKPKRYVTTSSSQDELQVISKKKVTEKPIDLQKDIDDIHNTSFEEHKENAANIAENVPNIAKSQKTIKPQNRIANRIIGSKSFQQNESQNDNKYRQLLSTPLTPLILAEPQPEVVASSNESYSFTEGVPQNNDSAVLNPLLHYRTLQHLPHVSGYTEGYSGTMQSPQRTCSAVWTATGAGISSSNCNSNSSQYQEQQHNRPNEFSFTQRDYHYEANAAQREPSAHWNAIIRELDTIKKRLEDMPTKQDFKVLDQKLIKLLKSRSAKMPTKPDCLPLESVEQVELFENIEEEHNDQVVAYLKFLGGQTVDESVKFCMKQIITDKALSNYSLWGEKDENIALYNKKLLSTVYVIFIETVASSPYFAKPDKKIFFEAVKEAIRFVKQRLRNAQKRVPGEKGRRTKRHEEADAIFGENKTENEN, encoded by the exons ATGGTATATGAAAGTAACAACTCATTTGCAAAag acaGTTCTGTGGCTGAACTGTGTAAGGTGATTGACATGGAAAAACGAAAGGTGATAAATCCTCTCAAGCGCAAACAGGCTTTTGCAGCTACCAGcgtcaattataaatatgggCGAAAGCAATTTTGCTCAAGTCA AAACCCACGGCGTCCTGCAAGAATTGTAAGGAAACCGAAACGGTATGTGACCACTTCGTCGAGTCAGGACGAATTGCAAGTcatatcaaaaaaaaaagttacagaaAAGCCAATAGATCTTCAGAAGGATATAGATGATATTCACAACACATCGTTTGAAGAGCATAAGGAAAACGCAGcaaatattgcagaaaatgtaccaaatattgcaaaatctcaaaaaacCATCAAACCCCAAAACAGAATTGCAAACAGGATTATCGGAAGTAAATCTTTTCAACAAAATGAAAGTCAGAATGACAACAAATACAGGCAGCTACTTTCAACGCCTTTAACCCCTCTTATACTTGCTG AACCGCAGCCAGAAGTAGTAGCCAGCAGTAATGAATCATATTCTTTTACCGAAGGAGTGCCTCAGAATAATGACTCGGCAGTTTTGAACCCACTGTTGCATTATCGAACACTACAACATTTGCCGCACGTAAGCGGATACACCGAAGGATACTCGGGAACTATGCAATCCCCCCAAAGAACATGCTCAGCAGTATGGACTGCTACTGGAGCAGGAATATCTTCGTCAAATTGCAACAGCAATAGCTCGCAATATCAGGAACAGCAGCATAATAGACCTAACGAGTTTTCATTTACTCAAAGAGATTATCACTATGAAGCAAATGCCGCACAACGTGAGCCTTCTGCTCATTGGAATGCAATCATTCG GGAATTGGACACCATCAAGAAAAGGCTCGAAGACATGCCGACAAAACAAGATTTCaa AGTTCTGGACCAAAAATTGATCAAGCTATTGAAATCGAGATCCGCTAAAATGCCGACGAAACCCGATTGCCTTCCTTTGGAGTCTGTCGAGCAGGTGGaacttttcgaaaatatcgaaGAGGAGCATAATGATCAAGTC GTCGCTTATCTCAAGTTTTTGGGAGGTCAAACAGTTGACGAAAGCGTCAAATTTTGCATGAAGCAGATAATCACAGACAAGGCTTTAAGCAATTATTCTTTGTGGGGAGAGAAGGATGAAAACATTGCAttatacaacaaaaaattgttatcaacAGTATACg ttatatttatagaaacgGTAGCAAGCAGCCCATACTTCGCGAAGCCggataaaaagatatttttcgagGCCGTAAAAGAAGCAATACGTTTCGTCAAACAACGTCTCAGAAATGCACAAAAAAGAGTTCCTGGAGAAAAAGGTCGTCGCACAAAAAGGCACGAGGAGGCCGATGCTATATTTGGcgaaaataaaactgaaaatgaaaattaa
- the LOC136997345 gene encoding uncharacterized protein isoform X2: MVYESNNSFAKVFIFIDSSVAELCKVIDMEKRKVINPLKRKQAFAATSVNYKYGRKQFCSSQNPRRPARIVRKPKRYVTTSSSQDELQVISKKKVTEKPIDLQKDIDDIHNTSFEEHKENAANIAENVPNIAKSQKTIKPQNRIANRIIGSKSFQQNESQNDNKYRQLLSTPLTPLILAEPQPEVVASSNESYSFTEGVPQNNDSAVLNPLLHYRTLQHLPHVSGYTEGYSGTMQSPQRTCSAVWTATGAGISSSNCNSNSSQYQEQQHNRPNEFSFTQRDYHYEANAAQREPSAHWNAIIRELDTIKKRLEDMPTKQDFKVLDQKLIKLLKSRSAKMPTKPDCLPLESVEQVELFENIEEEHNDQVVAYLKFLGGQTVDESVKFCMKQIITDKALSNYSLWGEKDENIALYNKKLLSTVYETVASSPYFAKPDKKIFFEAVKEAIRFVKQRLRNAQKRVPGEKGRRTKRHEEADAIFGENKTENEN, from the exons ATGGTATATGAAAGTAACAACTCATTTGCAAAag tttttatatttatagacaGTTCTGTGGCTGAACTGTGTAAGGTGATTGACATGGAAAAACGAAAGGTGATAAATCCTCTCAAGCGCAAACAGGCTTTTGCAGCTACCAGcgtcaattataaatatgggCGAAAGCAATTTTGCTCAAGTCA AAACCCACGGCGTCCTGCAAGAATTGTAAGGAAACCGAAACGGTATGTGACCACTTCGTCGAGTCAGGACGAATTGCAAGTcatatcaaaaaaaaaagttacagaaAAGCCAATAGATCTTCAGAAGGATATAGATGATATTCACAACACATCGTTTGAAGAGCATAAGGAAAACGCAGcaaatattgcagaaaatgtaccaaatattgcaaaatctcaaaaaacCATCAAACCCCAAAACAGAATTGCAAACAGGATTATCGGAAGTAAATCTTTTCAACAAAATGAAAGTCAGAATGACAACAAATACAGGCAGCTACTTTCAACGCCTTTAACCCCTCTTATACTTGCTG AACCGCAGCCAGAAGTAGTAGCCAGCAGTAATGAATCATATTCTTTTACCGAAGGAGTGCCTCAGAATAATGACTCGGCAGTTTTGAACCCACTGTTGCATTATCGAACACTACAACATTTGCCGCACGTAAGCGGATACACCGAAGGATACTCGGGAACTATGCAATCCCCCCAAAGAACATGCTCAGCAGTATGGACTGCTACTGGAGCAGGAATATCTTCGTCAAATTGCAACAGCAATAGCTCGCAATATCAGGAACAGCAGCATAATAGACCTAACGAGTTTTCATTTACTCAAAGAGATTATCACTATGAAGCAAATGCCGCACAACGTGAGCCTTCTGCTCATTGGAATGCAATCATTCG GGAATTGGACACCATCAAGAAAAGGCTCGAAGACATGCCGACAAAACAAGATTTCaa AGTTCTGGACCAAAAATTGATCAAGCTATTGAAATCGAGATCCGCTAAAATGCCGACGAAACCCGATTGCCTTCCTTTGGAGTCTGTCGAGCAGGTGGaacttttcgaaaatatcgaaGAGGAGCATAATGATCAAGTC GTCGCTTATCTCAAGTTTTTGGGAGGTCAAACAGTTGACGAAAGCGTCAAATTTTGCATGAAGCAGATAATCACAGACAAGGCTTTAAGCAATTATTCTTTGTGGGGAGAGAAGGATGAAAACATTGCAttatacaacaaaaaattgttatcaacAGTATACg aaacgGTAGCAAGCAGCCCATACTTCGCGAAGCCggataaaaagatatttttcgagGCCGTAAAAGAAGCAATACGTTTCGTCAAACAACGTCTCAGAAATGCACAAAAAAGAGTTCCTGGAGAAAAAGGTCGTCGCACAAAAAGGCACGAGGAGGCCGATGCTATATTTGGcgaaaataaaactgaaaatgaaaattaa
- the LOC136997345 gene encoding uncharacterized protein isoform X1, with translation MVYESNNSFAKVFIFIDSSVAELCKVIDMEKRKVINPLKRKQAFAATSVNYKYGRKQFCSSQNPRRPARIVRKPKRYVTTSSSQDELQVISKKKVTEKPIDLQKDIDDIHNTSFEEHKENAANIAENVPNIAKSQKTIKPQNRIANRIIGSKSFQQNESQNDNKYRQLLSTPLTPLILAEPQPEVVASSNESYSFTEGVPQNNDSAVLNPLLHYRTLQHLPHVSGYTEGYSGTMQSPQRTCSAVWTATGAGISSSNCNSNSSQYQEQQHNRPNEFSFTQRDYHYEANAAQREPSAHWNAIIRELDTIKKRLEDMPTKQDFKVLDQKLIKLLKSRSAKMPTKPDCLPLESVEQVELFENIEEEHNDQVVAYLKFLGGQTVDESVKFCMKQIITDKALSNYSLWGEKDENIALYNKKLLSTVYVIFIETVASSPYFAKPDKKIFFEAVKEAIRFVKQRLRNAQKRVPGEKGRRTKRHEEADAIFGENKTENEN, from the exons ATGGTATATGAAAGTAACAACTCATTTGCAAAag tttttatatttatagacaGTTCTGTGGCTGAACTGTGTAAGGTGATTGACATGGAAAAACGAAAGGTGATAAATCCTCTCAAGCGCAAACAGGCTTTTGCAGCTACCAGcgtcaattataaatatgggCGAAAGCAATTTTGCTCAAGTCA AAACCCACGGCGTCCTGCAAGAATTGTAAGGAAACCGAAACGGTATGTGACCACTTCGTCGAGTCAGGACGAATTGCAAGTcatatcaaaaaaaaaagttacagaaAAGCCAATAGATCTTCAGAAGGATATAGATGATATTCACAACACATCGTTTGAAGAGCATAAGGAAAACGCAGcaaatattgcagaaaatgtaccaaatattgcaaaatctcaaaaaacCATCAAACCCCAAAACAGAATTGCAAACAGGATTATCGGAAGTAAATCTTTTCAACAAAATGAAAGTCAGAATGACAACAAATACAGGCAGCTACTTTCAACGCCTTTAACCCCTCTTATACTTGCTG AACCGCAGCCAGAAGTAGTAGCCAGCAGTAATGAATCATATTCTTTTACCGAAGGAGTGCCTCAGAATAATGACTCGGCAGTTTTGAACCCACTGTTGCATTATCGAACACTACAACATTTGCCGCACGTAAGCGGATACACCGAAGGATACTCGGGAACTATGCAATCCCCCCAAAGAACATGCTCAGCAGTATGGACTGCTACTGGAGCAGGAATATCTTCGTCAAATTGCAACAGCAATAGCTCGCAATATCAGGAACAGCAGCATAATAGACCTAACGAGTTTTCATTTACTCAAAGAGATTATCACTATGAAGCAAATGCCGCACAACGTGAGCCTTCTGCTCATTGGAATGCAATCATTCG GGAATTGGACACCATCAAGAAAAGGCTCGAAGACATGCCGACAAAACAAGATTTCaa AGTTCTGGACCAAAAATTGATCAAGCTATTGAAATCGAGATCCGCTAAAATGCCGACGAAACCCGATTGCCTTCCTTTGGAGTCTGTCGAGCAGGTGGaacttttcgaaaatatcgaaGAGGAGCATAATGATCAAGTC GTCGCTTATCTCAAGTTTTTGGGAGGTCAAACAGTTGACGAAAGCGTCAAATTTTGCATGAAGCAGATAATCACAGACAAGGCTTTAAGCAATTATTCTTTGTGGGGAGAGAAGGATGAAAACATTGCAttatacaacaaaaaattgttatcaacAGTATACg ttatatttatagaaacgGTAGCAAGCAGCCCATACTTCGCGAAGCCggataaaaagatatttttcgagGCCGTAAAAGAAGCAATACGTTTCGTCAAACAACGTCTCAGAAATGCACAAAAAAGAGTTCCTGGAGAAAAAGGTCGTCGCACAAAAAGGCACGAGGAGGCCGATGCTATATTTGGcgaaaataaaactgaaaatgaaaattaa